In the genome of Vicia villosa cultivar HV-30 ecotype Madison, WI linkage group LG7, Vvil1.0, whole genome shotgun sequence, one region contains:
- the LOC131616448 gene encoding protein PHYTOCHROME-DEPENDENT LATE-FLOWERING isoform X1 codes for MGVSFKVSKTGSRFRPKLLPSPLQPSQDDQLQNSRSQSDLVEAGENIAGRPNSSVLSETVSLADREASFTLNLFPDGYSIGKPSEIGAANQSFPKLLLPYDRSSETLFLAIESGHLPGDILDDIPAKYVDGSIICEVRDYRRLSSEKGAGMVSADSSPTIDKVCLKMSLENIVKDIPSITDKSWTYGDLMEVESKILKVLKPSLHLDPTPKLDRLCESPVPTKLNLQRKRLRNIPEFTVTSSNKTHGKKICIDRVQENSNSRLGDPGITTSNATGQQTLENPAMQNLNSSIVMAMRSKNIIPDSSNPGFSMMSHQSRYPMTVGTQRSLQEHGSISGINSSGASPAAQDVMISYADNPNASVSLHAKREYPDGQSSPLSNIAKRMRSAPTGVDAMQQQQQQLGSHVDALQGSDMNWQNTLLQQQAMARGIQYTGGGIQKFPQQVFEGGLNQETGAIQFASGQQGMRLVAKEEQFEMERIDGAGVNRSKSELEMDASNLDPQQLRLQQKLPHHAFMRPNFPQTTWNSLGQQIEKEAKKEDQFQKRKQVQSPRLSSGTLPHSPLSSKSGEFSNGSVGPSFGPSSMNTAPGALQKEKAAMASLSSAVGTPSLTSSANDSTQRQQQAQLAAKRRSNSLPKTPAMSGVASPSSVSTGVPFNTNSPSVGTSAFSEQGLQTFLERFSKIESVTARHQLHFKPKKPDQPIKKQNTYSSQRVAAHLANATNNEGLIDESSSLSKSLLGGSMNACKMRVLSFIWNERVVQGNVTSLVPRFRTRLIMAEKPSDGTVALHYGDIDESDFIAAEDHLPTLPNTHFADLLVDQFCSQIEHEGYAKEDDRIQLRPNRVNLPLGSQSGLPPNEMQQYGEPNLGQSCNDMAKLASGSNASLSMSQNLVANARMLPPGNSQALHMSQGLLSGVSMAQRPQQLDSHQQAVQQQQQLLQQNQQSLIQQQNPQFQRSLLSANQLSQLNGVGQNSNMPLATHLLNKATPLQFQLLQQQQQQQQHQNQQMQRKMMGLGAMGMNNYRNSLVGLSPIGNAMGIGAARGMGGAGISAPMAPIAGMGNMGQNSMNLGQASNITNSISQQFRPADILSKFKMVQSRESMLASPQSTIAGMSGARQMHPSSANLSALSQNLNRNTMSNLQRAMGPMGPPKLMPAMNLYMNRQQQQQYQQSQQQQQQQQPQQPQMQLQHPQQHHLHQQLQQQLQQQQQQETSSQLHAVVSPPQVGSPSTMGVPPLSQQTFQQASPQQMSQRTPMSPQQMSSGAIHGMSTGNPEACPASPQLSSQTLGSVGSITNSSMDMQGVNKSNSVNNNNAQ; via the exons ATGGGTGTTTCCTTCAAGGTCTCCAAAACTGGTTCTAGGTTTCGCCCCAAGCTTCTTCCCTCTCCTCTTCAACCTTCCCAGGATGACCAATTACAGAATTCCAGGTCTCAG AGTGATCTTGTTGAGGCAGGTGAAAACATTGCTGGGAGGCCAAATTCATCCGTTTTGTCTGAAACTGTTTCATTAGCAG ATAGAGAAGCTTCCTTTACGTTGAATCTGTTCCCTGATGGTTATTCTATTGGAAAACCCTCCGAG ATTGGTGCTGCAAATCAGTCTTTTCCGAAGTTGTTACTTCCATATGATAGGTCATCAGAAACTCTTTTCTTG GCGATCGAGTCAGGTCACTTGCCTGGGGATATTCTGGATGATATACCTGCCAAATATGTTGATGGGTCAATTATATGCGAG GTGCGTGATTATCGAAGGTTGTCTTCTGAAAAGGGAGCTGGCATGGTGTCTGCAGATAGTTCCCCAACTATTGATAAAGTATGCCTCAAGATGTCATTGGAAAATATTGTGAAGGATATCCCATCTATTACTGATAAATCTTGGACATATGGTGATTTAATG GAAGTTGAATCAAAGATACTGAAAGTATTAAAGCCAAGCCTTCATCTAGATCCTACTCCAAAGTTGGATAGGCTGTGTGAAAGTCCAGTTCCAACAAAG CTTAATTTGCAGAGAAAGCGATTAAGGAATATCCCAGAGTTTACTGTTACTTCTAGTAATAAAACCCATGGGAAAAAAATATGCATAGATAGAGTACAAGAGAACTCAAATAGCAGGTTGGGTGATCCAGGAATCACTACATCTAATGCTACTGGGCAACAGACTCTTGAAAATCCAGCAATGCAAAATCTTAATTCAAGCATTGTCATGGCCATGAGATCTAAGAATATTATACCAGATTCTTCCAACCCTGGATTTTCTATGATGTCTCATCAATCGAGATATCCAATGACTGTTGGAACTCAAAGAAGCTTGCAGGAGCATGGATCGATTTCTGGTATTAATTCATCCGGGGCTTCTCCTGCTGCCCAAGATGTCATGATTTCCTATGCTGATAATCCAAACGCAAGTGTCTCTCTTCATGCAAAAAGAGAGTATCCGGATGGACAATCATCACCTTTATCGAACATTGCAAAAAGAATGAGGTCTGCTCCTACAGGCGTTGATGCAATGCAGCAGCAGCAGCAGCAATTAGGCTCACACGTTGACGCTCTTCAAGGATCAGATATGAACTGGCAGAATACACTATTACAGCAACAAGCAATGGCCAGAGGTATTCAGTATACCGGTGGTGGCATTCAGAAGTTTCCCCAGCAGGTTTTTGAAGGAGGGTTAAATCAAGAAACTGGGGCCATTCAATTTGCTTCTGGTCAGCAGGGCATGAGGTTAGTTGCCAAGGAAGAACAATTTGAAATGGAAAGAATAGACGGCGCAGGGGTAAATCGAAGTAAAAGTGAGTTGGAGATGGATGCAAGCAATTTAGACCCACAACAATTACGACTTCAGCAAAAGTTGCCACATCATGCATTCATGAGACCTAATTTCCCACAGACAACCTGGAATAGTCTGGGCCAGCAAATTGAGAAAGAAGCCAAAAAGGAGGATCAGTTTCAGAAAAGGAAACAAGTACAAAGTCCTCGATTATCTAGTGGGACATTACCTCACTCGCCATTATCTTCAAAATCTGGTGAATTTTCTAATGGTTCAGTTGGACCAAGTTTTGGACCATCTTCAATGAACACTGCACCTGGAGCATTACAAAAAGAGAAGGCAGCAATGGCTTCACTTTCTTCTGCTGTTGGAACTCCATCTTTGACTTCTAGTGCTAATGATTCTACTCAAAGGCAACAACAGGCACAACTAGCTGCAAAACGCAGATCTAATTCCCTTCCCAAGACCCCAGCAATGAGTGGAGTTGCTTCTCCTTCTAGTGTTAGTACTGGTGTCCCATTCAATACAAATAGTCCCTCCGTTGGAACCTCTGCCTTTTCTGAGCAAGGTCTTCAAACTTTCTTAGAGAGATTTTCAAAAATTGAATCGGTGACAGCGAG GCATCAACTTCACTTCAAGCCGAAAAAACCGGATCAGCCCATTAAAAAGCAGAATACATATTCATCACAGCGTGTGGCAGCTCATCTTGCAAATGCAACTAATAATGAGGGATTGATAGACGAGTCCAGTTCTTTGTCAAAGTCACTCTTAGGTGgtagtatgaatgcatgcaaaatgagAGTGTTAAGTTTCATTTGGAATGAGCGTGTAGTTCAAG GAAATGTCACAAGTTTAGTTCCCAGGTTTCGAACTAGGTTGATAATGGCTGAAAAGCCATCTGACGGTACAGTGGCTCTGCATTACGGGGACATAGATGAAAGTGATTTCATAGCTGCAGAAGATCATCTCCCTACACTACCCAATACT CATTTTGCGGATTTGCTTGTAGACCAGTTCTGCTCACAG ATTGAACATGAAGGATATGCTAAGGAAGATGACAGAATCCAACTCAGACCAAACCGTGTGAACCTTCCATTGGGCAGTCAATCTGGTTTACCTCCTAATGAGATGCAGCAATATGGAGAACCGAATCTGGGTCAGTCATGTAATGATATGGCAAAACTAGCTAGTGGCAGTAATGCATCTTTAAGCATGTCGCAGAATCTGGTAGCAAACGCAAGGATGTTGCCACCCGGAAACTCTCAGGCCTTGCATATGTCCCAAGGACTTCTCTCTGGTGTCTCAATGGCTCAAAGACCACAGCAACTGGACTCGCATCAACAAGCAGTTCAGCAGCAGCAGCAGCTGCTGCAACAAAATCAACAATCTCTCATTCAACAGCAGAATCCACAGTTCCAGAGATCTTTGCTCAGCGCAAATCAGCTTTCACAGTTAAACGGGGTTGGACAGAACTCCAACATGCCATTGGCTACTCACTTGCTGAACAAGGCCACGCCTCTTCAGTTTCAGTTGTTacagcagcagcaacaacaacagcaacatcaGAACCAACAAATGCAAAGGAAAATGATGGGACTTGGAGCTATGGGAATGAATAACTATAGAAATAGTCTAGTTGGGCTTTCACCAATTGGCAATGCCATGGGAATTGGAGCTGCCAGGGGAATGGGAGGAGCTGGAATCTCAGCACCGATGGCGCCGATTGCTGGTATGGGAAATATGGGTCAGAATTCAATGAATCTTGGCCAGGCTTCAAACATTACTAATTCTATTAGCCAGCAATTTAGGCCTGCTGACATTTTATCAAAGTTTAAAATGGTACAAAGTCGAGAAAGCATGTTAGCTTCACCTCAGTCTACCATTGCTGGCATGTCAGGAGCCCGACAAATGCACCCCAGCTCAGCCAAtctttcagcattgagtcagaaTCTGAATAGAAATACTATGAGTAACCTGCAGCGAGCAATGGGTCCTATGGGCCCACCAAAGCTTATGCCAGCGATGAATCTTTATATGAATCGGCAGCAGCAACAGCAATACCAACAATCCCaacagcagcaacaacaacagcaaccCCAACAACCGCAGATGCAATTACAACATCCACAGCAGCATCATTTACATCAGCAGTTGCAGCAGCAATTACAGCAACAACAGCAACAAGAAACATCTTCGCAATTGCATGCAGTTGTTTCACCGCCACAGGTGGGATCACCATCTACTATGGGAGTTCCACCCTTGAGCCAACAAACATTTCAGCAAGCAAGCCCTCAGCAAATGAGTCAACGAACTCCAATGAGCCCTCAGCAGATGAGCTCGGGGGCAATTCATGGCATGAGTACTGGTAATCCTGAAGCTTGTCCAGCAAGTCCTCAGTTGAGTTCTCAGACACTAGGGTCTGTTGGTAGCATAACCAATTCCTCTATGGACATGCAAGGTGTTAACAAGAGCAATTCTGTCAATAACAACAATGCACAGTGA
- the LOC131616448 gene encoding protein PHYTOCHROME-DEPENDENT LATE-FLOWERING isoform X2, which yields MVILLENPPRLVLQISLFRSCYFHMIGHQKLFSWRSSQVTCLGIFWMIYLPNMLMGQLYARLSSEKGAGMVSADSSPTIDKVCLKMSLENIVKDIPSITDKSWTYGDLMEVESKILKVLKPSLHLDPTPKLDRLCESPVPTKLNLQRKRLRNIPEFTVTSSNKTHGKKICIDRVQENSNSRLGDPGITTSNATGQQTLENPAMQNLNSSIVMAMRSKNIIPDSSNPGFSMMSHQSRYPMTVGTQRSLQEHGSISGINSSGASPAAQDVMISYADNPNASVSLHAKREYPDGQSSPLSNIAKRMRSAPTGVDAMQQQQQQLGSHVDALQGSDMNWQNTLLQQQAMARGIQYTGGGIQKFPQQVFEGGLNQETGAIQFASGQQGMRLVAKEEQFEMERIDGAGVNRSKSELEMDASNLDPQQLRLQQKLPHHAFMRPNFPQTTWNSLGQQIEKEAKKEDQFQKRKQVQSPRLSSGTLPHSPLSSKSGEFSNGSVGPSFGPSSMNTAPGALQKEKAAMASLSSAVGTPSLTSSANDSTQRQQQAQLAAKRRSNSLPKTPAMSGVASPSSVSTGVPFNTNSPSVGTSAFSEQGLQTFLERFSKIESVTARHQLHFKPKKPDQPIKKQNTYSSQRVAAHLANATNNEGLIDESSSLSKSLLGGSMNACKMRVLSFIWNERVVQGNVTSLVPRFRTRLIMAEKPSDGTVALHYGDIDESDFIAAEDHLPTLPNTHFADLLVDQFCSQIEHEGYAKEDDRIQLRPNRVNLPLGSQSGLPPNEMQQYGEPNLGQSCNDMAKLASGSNASLSMSQNLVANARMLPPGNSQALHMSQGLLSGVSMAQRPQQLDSHQQAVQQQQQLLQQNQQSLIQQQNPQFQRSLLSANQLSQLNGVGQNSNMPLATHLLNKATPLQFQLLQQQQQQQQHQNQQMQRKMMGLGAMGMNNYRNSLVGLSPIGNAMGIGAARGMGGAGISAPMAPIAGMGNMGQNSMNLGQASNITNSISQQFRPADILSKFKMVQSRESMLASPQSTIAGMSGARQMHPSSANLSALSQNLNRNTMSNLQRAMGPMGPPKLMPAMNLYMNRQQQQQYQQSQQQQQQQQPQQPQMQLQHPQQHHLHQQLQQQLQQQQQQETSSQLHAVVSPPQVGSPSTMGVPPLSQQTFQQASPQQMSQRTPMSPQQMSSGAIHGMSTGNPEACPASPQLSSQTLGSVGSITNSSMDMQGVNKSNSVNNNNAQ from the exons ATGGTTATTCTATTGGAAAACCCTCCGAG ATTGGTGCTGCAAATCAGTCTTTTCCGAAGTTGTTACTTCCATATGATAGGTCATCAGAAACTCTTTTCTTG GCGATCGAGTCAGGTCACTTGCCTGGGGATATTCTGGATGATATACCTGCCAAATATGTTGATGGGTCAATTATATGCGAG GTTGTCTTCTGAAAAGGGAGCTGGCATGGTGTCTGCAGATAGTTCCCCAACTATTGATAAAGTATGCCTCAAGATGTCATTGGAAAATATTGTGAAGGATATCCCATCTATTACTGATAAATCTTGGACATATGGTGATTTAATG GAAGTTGAATCAAAGATACTGAAAGTATTAAAGCCAAGCCTTCATCTAGATCCTACTCCAAAGTTGGATAGGCTGTGTGAAAGTCCAGTTCCAACAAAG CTTAATTTGCAGAGAAAGCGATTAAGGAATATCCCAGAGTTTACTGTTACTTCTAGTAATAAAACCCATGGGAAAAAAATATGCATAGATAGAGTACAAGAGAACTCAAATAGCAGGTTGGGTGATCCAGGAATCACTACATCTAATGCTACTGGGCAACAGACTCTTGAAAATCCAGCAATGCAAAATCTTAATTCAAGCATTGTCATGGCCATGAGATCTAAGAATATTATACCAGATTCTTCCAACCCTGGATTTTCTATGATGTCTCATCAATCGAGATATCCAATGACTGTTGGAACTCAAAGAAGCTTGCAGGAGCATGGATCGATTTCTGGTATTAATTCATCCGGGGCTTCTCCTGCTGCCCAAGATGTCATGATTTCCTATGCTGATAATCCAAACGCAAGTGTCTCTCTTCATGCAAAAAGAGAGTATCCGGATGGACAATCATCACCTTTATCGAACATTGCAAAAAGAATGAGGTCTGCTCCTACAGGCGTTGATGCAATGCAGCAGCAGCAGCAGCAATTAGGCTCACACGTTGACGCTCTTCAAGGATCAGATATGAACTGGCAGAATACACTATTACAGCAACAAGCAATGGCCAGAGGTATTCAGTATACCGGTGGTGGCATTCAGAAGTTTCCCCAGCAGGTTTTTGAAGGAGGGTTAAATCAAGAAACTGGGGCCATTCAATTTGCTTCTGGTCAGCAGGGCATGAGGTTAGTTGCCAAGGAAGAACAATTTGAAATGGAAAGAATAGACGGCGCAGGGGTAAATCGAAGTAAAAGTGAGTTGGAGATGGATGCAAGCAATTTAGACCCACAACAATTACGACTTCAGCAAAAGTTGCCACATCATGCATTCATGAGACCTAATTTCCCACAGACAACCTGGAATAGTCTGGGCCAGCAAATTGAGAAAGAAGCCAAAAAGGAGGATCAGTTTCAGAAAAGGAAACAAGTACAAAGTCCTCGATTATCTAGTGGGACATTACCTCACTCGCCATTATCTTCAAAATCTGGTGAATTTTCTAATGGTTCAGTTGGACCAAGTTTTGGACCATCTTCAATGAACACTGCACCTGGAGCATTACAAAAAGAGAAGGCAGCAATGGCTTCACTTTCTTCTGCTGTTGGAACTCCATCTTTGACTTCTAGTGCTAATGATTCTACTCAAAGGCAACAACAGGCACAACTAGCTGCAAAACGCAGATCTAATTCCCTTCCCAAGACCCCAGCAATGAGTGGAGTTGCTTCTCCTTCTAGTGTTAGTACTGGTGTCCCATTCAATACAAATAGTCCCTCCGTTGGAACCTCTGCCTTTTCTGAGCAAGGTCTTCAAACTTTCTTAGAGAGATTTTCAAAAATTGAATCGGTGACAGCGAG GCATCAACTTCACTTCAAGCCGAAAAAACCGGATCAGCCCATTAAAAAGCAGAATACATATTCATCACAGCGTGTGGCAGCTCATCTTGCAAATGCAACTAATAATGAGGGATTGATAGACGAGTCCAGTTCTTTGTCAAAGTCACTCTTAGGTGgtagtatgaatgcatgcaaaatgagAGTGTTAAGTTTCATTTGGAATGAGCGTGTAGTTCAAG GAAATGTCACAAGTTTAGTTCCCAGGTTTCGAACTAGGTTGATAATGGCTGAAAAGCCATCTGACGGTACAGTGGCTCTGCATTACGGGGACATAGATGAAAGTGATTTCATAGCTGCAGAAGATCATCTCCCTACACTACCCAATACT CATTTTGCGGATTTGCTTGTAGACCAGTTCTGCTCACAG ATTGAACATGAAGGATATGCTAAGGAAGATGACAGAATCCAACTCAGACCAAACCGTGTGAACCTTCCATTGGGCAGTCAATCTGGTTTACCTCCTAATGAGATGCAGCAATATGGAGAACCGAATCTGGGTCAGTCATGTAATGATATGGCAAAACTAGCTAGTGGCAGTAATGCATCTTTAAGCATGTCGCAGAATCTGGTAGCAAACGCAAGGATGTTGCCACCCGGAAACTCTCAGGCCTTGCATATGTCCCAAGGACTTCTCTCTGGTGTCTCAATGGCTCAAAGACCACAGCAACTGGACTCGCATCAACAAGCAGTTCAGCAGCAGCAGCAGCTGCTGCAACAAAATCAACAATCTCTCATTCAACAGCAGAATCCACAGTTCCAGAGATCTTTGCTCAGCGCAAATCAGCTTTCACAGTTAAACGGGGTTGGACAGAACTCCAACATGCCATTGGCTACTCACTTGCTGAACAAGGCCACGCCTCTTCAGTTTCAGTTGTTacagcagcagcaacaacaacagcaacatcaGAACCAACAAATGCAAAGGAAAATGATGGGACTTGGAGCTATGGGAATGAATAACTATAGAAATAGTCTAGTTGGGCTTTCACCAATTGGCAATGCCATGGGAATTGGAGCTGCCAGGGGAATGGGAGGAGCTGGAATCTCAGCACCGATGGCGCCGATTGCTGGTATGGGAAATATGGGTCAGAATTCAATGAATCTTGGCCAGGCTTCAAACATTACTAATTCTATTAGCCAGCAATTTAGGCCTGCTGACATTTTATCAAAGTTTAAAATGGTACAAAGTCGAGAAAGCATGTTAGCTTCACCTCAGTCTACCATTGCTGGCATGTCAGGAGCCCGACAAATGCACCCCAGCTCAGCCAAtctttcagcattgagtcagaaTCTGAATAGAAATACTATGAGTAACCTGCAGCGAGCAATGGGTCCTATGGGCCCACCAAAGCTTATGCCAGCGATGAATCTTTATATGAATCGGCAGCAGCAACAGCAATACCAACAATCCCaacagcagcaacaacaacagcaaccCCAACAACCGCAGATGCAATTACAACATCCACAGCAGCATCATTTACATCAGCAGTTGCAGCAGCAATTACAGCAACAACAGCAACAAGAAACATCTTCGCAATTGCATGCAGTTGTTTCACCGCCACAGGTGGGATCACCATCTACTATGGGAGTTCCACCCTTGAGCCAACAAACATTTCAGCAAGCAAGCCCTCAGCAAATGAGTCAACGAACTCCAATGAGCCCTCAGCAGATGAGCTCGGGGGCAATTCATGGCATGAGTACTGGTAATCCTGAAGCTTGTCCAGCAAGTCCTCAGTTGAGTTCTCAGACACTAGGGTCTGTTGGTAGCATAACCAATTCCTCTATGGACATGCAAGGTGTTAACAAGAGCAATTCTGTCAATAACAACAATGCACAGTGA
- the LOC131616451 gene encoding potassium transporter 5-like, with protein MASEEGSIGKEEGEIKKWKEAMSKSFKERNTSWAKFRRDNSLSIEAGNVSTVVDHSSKMSWIATLSLAFQSLGVVYGDIGTSPLYVLASTFPNGIHHKDDILGTLSIIYYTILIFPLLKYVFIVLQANDNGNGGAFALYSLLCRHAKVSLIPNEQPEDMELSNYNLETPSNKQKLENSYFARVFLLFMTILGTTMVIGDGIFTPPMTVISAVNGISTKLSQDYVVGITILILLFLFGMQRFGTDKVGFSFAPILTAWFILIGGTGIYNLFKYDVGVLRAINPKYIVDYFQRDGKKAWMSLGGVFLCISGCEAMFADLGHFSVRAIQISFSCITLPSILAAYSGQAAYLRKFPHSVSNIFYECIPGPLYWPTFVAAVVASIIGSQAIISAAFSIVSQAVSMSCFPRVKVAHTSTTHNGQVYIPEINYMLMVACIVITAIFRSSEKLSNAYGVAIICDMTITTFLVSVVMLIVWKKKVWQIALFVIPFGSIELVYLSAQMIKFKQGGFLPLVSALVFTVVMGIWFYAQKERYMFELKNKISSENLIKLVNDLNTNRMPGIGVLYSELVQGIPPIFPHFIANIPSVHSVVIFVSIKTIPISRVILKERFLFRHVEPRECNVFRCIVRHGYDDIIGDSIEFESQLVQHLKEFIIQESKYMLEVDETTMCEELASNKEEKDSIEAMNEVEEVDNVIKFIDKAFEKGVVYMLGETEVVADPNSSIINKIIVNAYNVLRRNFQQKHELMAIPHKRLLKVGMTYEI; from the exons ATGGCTAGTGAAGAAGGTTCTATAGGAAAGGAAGAAGGAGAGATAAAAAAGTGGAAGGAGGCGATGAGTAAAAGTTTCAAAGAAAGGAATACTTCATGGGCTAAATTTCGACGTGATAATTCACTCTCTATAGAAGCTGGAAATGTCTCCACTGTAGTTGATCACTCCTCTAAG ATGAGTTGGATAGCTACGCTTTCATTGGCATTTCAAAGCTTGGGAGTTGTATATGGTGATATTGGAACATCTCCCCTTTATGTGCTTGCAAGCACTTTCCCAAATGGTATCCATCATAAGGATGACATTCTTGGGACCTTATCTATCATTTATTATACTATTTTGATCTTTCCATTGCTCAAATATGTTTTTATTGTACTTCAAGCCAACGACAATGGCAATG GTGGGGCTTTTGCACTTTATTCACTACTATGTCGACATGCCAAAGTGAGTTTGATTCCAAATGAACAACCAGAAGATATGGAGCTCTCTAATTACAATTTGGAAACACCATCAAATAAACAAAAGCTTGAGAATAGTTATTTTGCTcgtgtttttcttttatttatgacTATATTGGGAACTACCATGGTTATAGGTGATGGAATTTTCACTCCACCAATGACAG TTATTTCAGCGGTAAACGGGATCAGTACTAAATTGAGTCAAG ATTATGTGGTGGGAATCACTATATTGATACTGCTATTCCTTTTTGGTATGCAAAGATTTGGTACTGACAAAGTAGGGTTTTCATTTGCTCCAATTTTAACCGCGTGGTTTATATTAATTGGAGGAACGGGTATTTACAATTTATTCAAATATGATGTTGGAGTATTGCGTGCtattaatccaaaatatattGTTGATTACTTTCAACGCGATGGAAAAAAAGCGTGGATGTCATTAGGTGGAGTATTTCTATGTATCTCAG GTTGTGAGGCTATGTTTGCTGATTTAGGACACTTTAGTGTTCGTGCCATTCAA ATTAGCTTCTCTTGTATTACACTTCCATCCATATTGGCAGCATATAGTGGACAAGCAGCATATCTTCGAAAGTTCCCTCACAGTGTATCGAATATTTTCTACGAATGCATACCTG GTCCTTTGTATTGGCCAACATTTGTTGCTGCTGTTGTTGCATCCATCATAGGAAGCCAAGCAATAATTTCAGCAGCATTTTCAATTGTTTCTCAAGCTGTAAGTATGAGTTGTTTCCCAAGAGTAAAGGTTGCACACACATCCACTACACATAACGGCCAAGTTTATATTCCCGAGATCAACTATATGCTCATGGTTGCGTGTATTGTGATTACTGCTATCTTTAGAAGCTCAGAAAAACTTAGTAATGCTTATG GGGTTGCAATAATTTGTGATATGACAATCACAACATTCTTGGTTTCTGTTGTAATGTTGATTGTATGGAAGAAAAAAGTATGGCAAATAGCTCTCTTTGTCATACCGTTTGGTAGCATTGAACTTGTTTATTTATCAGCACAAATGATAAAGTTCAAACAAGGCGGGTTTCTTCCTCTAGTTTCTGCGCTCGTCTTCACAGTGGTTATGGGAATATGGTTTTATGCGCAAAAAGAAAGATACATGTTTGAACTCAAGAACAAAATTTCCTCGGAGAATTTAATAAAATTGGTTAACGACCTAAACACAAATCGCATGCCAGGAATTGGAGTTTTGTATTCTGAGCTTGTACAAGGAATTCCTCCAATCTTCCCTCACTTCATTGCTAACATACCTTCTGTTCATTCTGTTGTTATCTTTGTTTCTATCAAGACCATTCCAATTAGTAGAGTTATATTGAAAGAGAGATTTCTATTTCGACACGTGGAGCCGAGAGAATGCAATGTCTTCCGTTGCATTGTAAGGCATGGTTATGACGATATAATCGGAGATTCCATAGAGTTTGAATCTCAATTGGTGCAACATTTAAAAGAATTTATTATCCAAGAAAGTAAGTATATGCTCGAGGTTGACGAAACAACAATGTGTGAAGAATTAGCTAGtaataaagaagaaaaagattcaaTTGAAGCAATGAATGAAGTAGAAGAAGTTGACAATGTGATAAAATTTATAGATAAGGCTTTTGAGAAAGGTGTGGTGTATA